Genomic DNA from Aminobacterium mobile DSM 12262:
AGCGCCAGATCCAAAAGGCGAAGGGGCCGTACGAGCGATGCGCCAAGCAATAAGTCAGGCAAAATGGCTTCCAGAAGATGTGGAATATATTAACGCTCATGGAACCTCTACCGGTCTAAACGATAAAATGGAATCTATGGCGATTCGTACTGTCTTTGGAGAATATACACCCAAGATTTTGGTTAACTCTACAAAATCTATGATTGGACACTGTCTCGGTGCCGCTGGAGCTCTTGAGACGATAGCTGCAATTCAATCTATTGTAGAGAACGTTGTCCATCCTACTGTTAACTATGAAACGCCAGATCCGGAATGTGATATTCATGTGGTAGGGCCTCAAGCGGTGCATAAACCAGTTTCTCGAGTGCTCGTCAACAGTTTTGGTTTTGGTGGGCACAATGCTGTTGTTGCTGTCCAGAAGTACGAGAGGTAAGAGGTCCTGTGAAGAATAGTCCTGAAAAAGAACAATGGTGGAATCAGAGTCTTCTCTCTTTTCAGGAAAAATTAGGATACTCTTTTTTAAGAAGAGAACTTTTAGAAGAGGCCCTCACCCATGCTTCTTATGCTTATGAAGAGGGCCTCCCTTATTATAATGAGCGTCTTGAATTTTTAGGAGACGCTGTGTTAGAGCTTGTGGTTTCAGCAGAACTCTATGGTGAGTATCCTGATCTTGACGAGGGGAAGTTAACTCAATTTCGCTCAAATCTTGTTCGAAAAAAAGCTCTTTTTATATGGGGAAAAAGTATGGAATTACCCCGACTTATTCGGGTGGGGAAAGGAATAGAACATCAAGGCATTAACTCTTCTATTATTGCTGATGCAGTTGAGGCAGTGTTTGGTGCTGTTTTTTATGATGGTGGATTTCAGGTAGCACAAAAAGTAATACGCAGATATCTTTTTTTCCAGTCTACTGTTAATCCTTATGAAGAAAATCAGGATCCTAAATCTCTTCTGCAAGTTGAAACTCAAAAAAGAGGAATGGGACATCCTGACTATGTAGTGGCCTCCTCTGAAGGGCCTTCGCATTTACCTAAGTTCATCGTACATTTAAAAATAGATGGAGTTATCTTTGGATGTGGAACGGGGCACTCGCGAAAACTAGCGGAGATTCAAGCAGCTGCCCAGGGGTTGGGCAAAATATCCCTCCTCAAAAGAGAGGGTATAGAGGGGGGGGAGGAAAAGGAGATTGGCCATGGATCTTATGCAAAAAGCAATTATAATGACCAAAGATGATATAAAAAGAGTGTTAAAGAGGATTGGCAATGAGATCATAGAGTGGAACAGGGGAACAGAAGGGATAGCATTACTCGGAATACAAAGGCGCGGAGTGTATTTAGCTAAGCGACTTCAGGATGTGTTACTCCAGCAAGAAAAAGTAAAAATTCCCACAGGAGAACTTGATATAACCTTGTATAGAGATGATTTAACGTTGCTTCACGAGCAACCTATGGTCCATAGCACTTCCATTCCTTTCGATGTCAGTGGCATGAATCTTATTTTAGTAGACGATGTGATCTATACGGGACGGACTGTGCGGGCGGCTTTGGATGCTCTTATGGATCTTGGGCGTCCTTCCTCTGTGCAACTTGCAGTATTAATAGATCGAGGACATCGTGAGCTGCCAATACACCCGGATTTTTGTGGTAAAAAGGTTCCAACTTCCTCTGATGAAATTGTGGAAGTAAGAGTGGAAGAGCTTGACGGCGTAGATGATGTGGTTATTTGCGAAAAACAAAGTGAATGAAAAATTCTCCCCCACGAGAAAAGTGAGGTTGTTTTTTGCCTTTTTGCTCCTATTGTTCCTCGTCCCTTGCAGAGCTTTAGCTATGGACTTGTGCGTATCATCTCCATGGTTGTCTGTTATGTCCAATTTTATGGGGGGCGTATATGTAACAGTCCATCCTATGGTAGTGTGGTCTGAAGATGGATTGGAAAAAAGAGTGGCGCCAAAAAAAATGTCAGAAGATCTCCCCTTACTGGTATTAGATTATTCAGACGCTCAAAAATATGGAATATCTGAAAAAAGGAAGAATCTGTATGTTCTTTATCGAAATCTTCCTTTCCCTAGAGAGAAGTTAGATAGCTATTTTGCCGATCCCTCAGTGCTTCCCTTTATTGCTCAACGAATTTTGAATGTTTTTTCCAGCCTCGACACAGAGCATTATTTTTTCTACCAACGGCGACTAGCGGAGTTTCAGGGGCGTTTAGAGAGCACAGTCCTTCTAGGGAGACAATTACTGCAAGGTAAAAAAGTCTACGACCTCTCAGCTTCATATGGGGAGCTTTTACGGGCAGCCCGATGTGAAATATTGCGTCCTTCGGGGGAGAATGTAACTCTTTGGAAAAATGGAGAGTCTTTGGATAGCTTCAAACAAAAAGTAGAGGAAATTATAAAACAAGGTATACCAGTAGTTTACGATGCACAAACACCTCGATGTATGCAAGATACGTTGCTAAAGATCAAATCTTCTCAAATTATTCTCCTTAAGCGACCTACTATAGAGGAAGATCTTATTATTTCTTTATATGACCAATATCTGTCTATATGGAATATAGCAGCTTCTTCCGCTACATCTAATTAGCTCTTAACAGCGGATTCTTTACACCGTCTCGACTGTCTGTTCCTTTTATCTCACAGGATTTCTAGTTAACAGCAGATTCTTTACCGCTAGCTGTCTTTTTAGGGAAAAAGAGGAATGGAATTGTAGCAGAAAAGATCATAAAACTTAAAATATGAAAGGGACTAACTTTTAGCCCAGACTCTACTACAAATCCGTCAAGAATTGGGCCAGTCATCATTCCCAGACTAAAGAAAATATTAAAAATACTCATAGTTCTCCCACTTCCGAATTCAGCGCTGTTTTCTGCTGTGATGGCAGCTAAAGAAGGAGAGGAAAGAGCGTGTCCGACCCCGAAAATGATACTGGCTACTGTAAGCCCTAAAAAGCTGCGGAAATAGGGTATAACCAGGAAAACAACTCCAGATAAAATGCCACCAAATACAATCAGACGATGTCGTTCTATGGTATCGGAAAGAGGGCCGAAAAACCGCTGCAGAGCTCCAGTTGCTATGGAGTTAAGAGAAAGTATTATCCCAATTTGGGAAAAAGATAGAGAGTATCCTTGAGCTAGAAGAGGAATAAGCATAAGGATGGTTCCCCGGCACATGGCAAAACAGAATTGATAGTAAAAACAAATTCGGAGTGCCCAATTTCGTAGCATTCCTTTTATAGCAGGGAACATCGTTTGACCAGTAGCTTGGGCTCGAGTAGGTATCCGGTGAGGAAGTTTCCGTATAACCATAAACAGAGCAAGACTTGTTAGGACTGTCATGAAGTAAAAAGGGAGTTGCCATCCCCATCGATCGGTGAGTATGCCGCTGATGAGAGGACCAAAGCCTACTCCTAAAAAATGAGCTCCTTGCAAAGTCCCAAAAAGACGACCTTCATTTCCCTCTTCAGCAATGTCGGCGCCAATAGCCATAGCTATTGGTATAACAAAAGCGGAACCTAAGCCGTGAAAGAACCTTATGGCTACTAATGCTACTGTATTGTCGGCTCTTACGTAAGCGAGAGATGCTAAAGAGTAGACCAATAGGCCTGCACCAAGAAGGAGTTTTCGATCAAAGCGCTCAGCTAACTCACCAGAGATGAGCATCCCTCCGG
This window encodes:
- a CDS encoding MFS transporter, which produces MTNSQTSHNYILLTLSLSLFCAMLGVGVISPILPIYASKLGASGIVLGFVFGTFSFARTGGMLISGELAERFDRKLLLGAGLLVYSLASLAYVRADNTVALVAIRFFHGLGSAFVIPIAMAIGADIAEEGNEGRLFGTLQGAHFLGVGFGPLISGILTDRWGWQLPFYFMTVLTSLALFMVIRKLPHRIPTRAQATGQTMFPAIKGMLRNWALRICFYYQFCFAMCRGTILMLIPLLAQGYSLSFSQIGIILSLNSIATGALQRFFGPLSDTIERHRLIVFGGILSGVVFLVIPYFRSFLGLTVASIIFGVGHALSSPSLAAITAENSAEFGSGRTMSIFNIFFSLGMMTGPILDGFVVESGLKVSPFHILSFMIFSATIPFLFFPKKTASGKESAVN
- the rnc gene encoding ribonuclease III, with the translated sequence MKNSPEKEQWWNQSLLSFQEKLGYSFLRRELLEEALTHASYAYEEGLPYYNERLEFLGDAVLELVVSAELYGEYPDLDEGKLTQFRSNLVRKKALFIWGKSMELPRLIRVGKGIEHQGINSSIIADAVEAVFGAVFYDGGFQVAQKVIRRYLFFQSTVNPYEENQDPKSLLQVETQKRGMGHPDYVVASSEGPSHLPKFIVHLKIDGVIFGCGTGHSRKLAEIQAAAQGLGKISLLKREGIEGGEEKEIGHGSYAKSNYNDQR
- the pyrR gene encoding bifunctional pyr operon transcriptional regulator/uracil phosphoribosyltransferase PyrR → MDLMQKAIIMTKDDIKRVLKRIGNEIIEWNRGTEGIALLGIQRRGVYLAKRLQDVLLQQEKVKIPTGELDITLYRDDLTLLHEQPMVHSTSIPFDVSGMNLILVDDVIYTGRTVRAALDALMDLGRPSSVQLAVLIDRGHRELPIHPDFCGKKVPTSSDEIVEVRVEELDGVDDVVICEKQSE